Proteins from one Chloroflexota bacterium genomic window:
- a CDS encoding cation:proton antiporter translates to MDTFLQTLLELALIIFAAKAAGYLSVRLGQPAVLGELIVGLLLGPSLLDMGHWPVFGSEQLQEIIFILAHLGVIFLMFVAGLEVDLGLMAQTGRIAVLAGVSGVIAPVILGALVTWPFGYDLQHGLFTGLVLAATSVSISAQTLLELGVLRSRVGMALLGAAVVDDVLVILLLSAFIAVAGGNGGFLAIVWVLVKMVLFLAIALLLGILVVPRLTNIVSHLPISEGVMSLAIVVTFVYAWAAEALGGIAAITGAFLAGVIFGRTPSRKVIEGKVHAIAYAWLVPIFFVSIGLQTDVRTLGATGIPIALAIVGVALISKIIGCGSGAVVAGCTPGEALRLGVGMTSRGEVGLIVASVGLSTGLITDAVFASVVLMVLVTTLITPIALRALYPRGARTGEQAQAAAEPPKA, encoded by the coding sequence ATGGACACCTTCTTACAAACTCTGTTGGAACTCGCCCTCATCATCTTTGCGGCCAAGGCGGCGGGCTATCTGAGCGTTCGGCTTGGCCAGCCGGCGGTCCTGGGGGAATTGATCGTCGGCCTGCTGTTAGGCCCATCGCTGCTGGACATGGGCCATTGGCCCGTCTTCGGAAGCGAGCAACTGCAGGAGATCATCTTCATCCTCGCGCATCTGGGCGTGATCTTCCTGATGTTTGTGGCGGGGCTTGAGGTGGACTTGGGCCTAATGGCCCAGACGGGACGCATCGCCGTGCTCGCCGGCGTCAGCGGGGTGATCGCGCCCGTTATCCTCGGGGCGCTGGTAACCTGGCCCTTTGGCTACGACCTCCAGCATGGGTTGTTCACCGGCCTGGTGTTGGCGGCCACAAGCGTGAGCATTTCGGCCCAGACGCTCCTGGAACTGGGCGTGCTTCGTAGCCGCGTGGGTATGGCCCTGCTGGGGGCCGCCGTCGTGGATGACGTGCTCGTGATCCTCCTCCTATCGGCGTTCATCGCCGTGGCGGGGGGCAATGGGGGCTTTCTCGCTATCGTGTGGGTACTCGTGAAAATGGTCCTGTTTCTGGCCATCGCCCTCCTCTTGGGCATCCTGGTCGTGCCCAGGCTCACGAACATCGTCAGCCACTTGCCCATCAGCGAGGGGGTCATGAGCCTTGCGATCGTGGTAACCTTCGTGTACGCGTGGGCGGCGGAGGCGCTGGGGGGCATCGCCGCCATCACTGGCGCATTCCTCGCGGGCGTCATCTTCGGTCGCACGCCTTCGCGCAAGGTCATTGAGGGTAAGGTGCACGCCATCGCCTACGCGTGGCTGGTGCCTATCTTCTTCGTGAGCATCGGCCTGCAAACCGATGTGCGCACGTTGGGAGCGACGGGCATCCCGATTGCTCTTGCCATCGTGGGTGTGGCCCTGATCTCCAAGATCATCGGCTGCGGGAGCGGCGCCGTCGTCGCGGGGTGCACCCCAGGCGAGGCGCTGCGCCTTGGCGTGGGCATGACATCGCGCGGCGAGGTTGGCCTCATTGTGGCGTCTGTGGGGCTGAGCACCGGCCTCATCACCGACGCGGTCTTCGCCAGCGTCGTGCTGATGGTGCTGGTAACTACCCTGATCACGCCCATCGCGCTGCGGGCGCTGTATCCCAGGGGAGCCAGGACGGGCGAACAGGCGCAAGCCGCAGCAGAACCTCCGAAGGCGTGA
- a CDS encoding nicotinate phosphoribosyltransferase, with translation MDAKRRFHIATEAELREGRVTDVYFERARSAIRARNADKVVVAEVRAKSLPNEWGWAVLAGVEEVARLLEGLDIRVWALPEGTLFYAGEPVLILEGPYTVFGHMETEILGMLCQASGVATKAARCRVAAGSRTVLSFGARRMHPAVAPMIERACYIGGCDGVSTLLAAEVIGIPPSGTMPHALVLLLGDTVEAAWAFDQVAGPGVPRIVLIDTFLDEKFEAIRVAEALRERLYGIRFDTPPSRRGDLRQLMEEVRWELDLRGFQHVKLFASGGLDEYSILELNPVCDGYGVGTSLANAPTINLALDLVEVGGQWIAKRGKESGGKFVAACPACGSRKVVYWKHDAGVCECGQPRQILNTLLIDGGRVVADLPAVPEVRQKVLAQLQSVSL, from the coding sequence ATGGACGCCAAACGCAGGTTTCACATCGCCACCGAAGCCGAACTGCGAGAAGGCCGCGTAACCGACGTGTACTTTGAGCGCGCCCGCTCGGCCATCCGCGCCCGCAATGCGGACAAAGTTGTGGTGGCCGAGGTGCGCGCCAAGAGCCTGCCCAACGAGTGGGGGTGGGCCGTTTTGGCTGGCGTGGAGGAAGTGGCCCGCCTGCTGGAAGGGCTGGACATCCGCGTGTGGGCGTTGCCCGAGGGGACGCTGTTCTACGCCGGCGAGCCGGTCTTGATCCTTGAGGGGCCTTATACCGTCTTCGGACACATGGAGACGGAAATCCTGGGGATGCTGTGCCAGGCGTCGGGCGTGGCGACCAAGGCGGCGCGGTGTCGCGTGGCCGCGGGGAGCCGCACCGTGCTGAGTTTCGGCGCGCGACGGATGCACCCGGCCGTGGCCCCCATGATTGAGCGGGCGTGCTACATCGGCGGGTGCGACGGCGTGTCCACGCTGCTGGCCGCGGAGGTCATCGGCATCCCGCCCAGCGGGACGATGCCCCATGCGCTTGTGCTGTTACTGGGCGATACGGTGGAGGCGGCCTGGGCCTTTGACCAGGTGGCCGGCCCCGGAGTGCCGCGCATTGTGCTCATAGACACCTTCCTGGATGAGAAGTTCGAGGCCATCCGCGTCGCCGAGGCTTTGCGCGAACGGCTGTACGGCATCCGCTTTGACACTCCCCCGTCGCGGCGGGGCGACCTCCGCCAGTTGATGGAGGAGGTGCGCTGGGAATTGGATTTGCGCGGCTTCCAGCATGTCAAACTCTTCGCCAGCGGCGGGCTGGACGAGTACAGCATCCTGGAACTAAACCCCGTCTGCGACGGGTACGGGGTGGGCACGTCGCTGGCCAACGCCCCCACCATCAACCTGGCGTTGGACCTGGTGGAAGTCGGCGGCCAGTGGATTGCGAAGCGGGGCAAGGAGTCGGGCGGGAAGTTCGTGGCCGCTTGCCCCGCCTGCGGCTCCAGGAAGGTGGTGTACTGGAAGCACGACGCGGGCGTGTGCGAGTGCGGGCAGCCGCGCCAAATCCTCAACACGCTGCTGATTGACGGCGGGCGCGTGGTTGCGGATTTGCCCGCCGTGCCGGAGGTTCGGCAGAAGGTGCTGGCGCAATTGCAGAGCGTTAGCCTGTAG